In Scophthalmus maximus strain ysfricsl-2021 chromosome 5, ASM2237912v1, whole genome shotgun sequence, the sequence AGCAGCAAGAGAAGCcagaaacacacagcacaacaaaAACCAACTTCTCTCAAAACCATCTTTATTCTCAAGAGCCAATATCACATTAGCTGCAATCATCGTCAGCCGCAAGCAATCCGTCCCCCCTCCGCGCCCGTTCCCCGCTCAGGTCCGAGCCCCGTCCACAGCCGGGCCGCGGCTCAGTGGACAATGTTTCCGGTAAAATGCAGAGTGCAGGACAGAGAACTGTCTCCCGGTTTATTTGCGCTGCCACAGATTCCCTCCacattcatctctctcctcctcctcctcttcttcttcttcttctccgcgGCGGTTTCCCCGTACGTGTTTGAACAGATGAGTTGAACAAGAcgacactcaaacacacaaggaGAGAAATCTGTGTCGACGGTGGATGACTGTTTTCATTCCGATGCTGGTTTACACTTTGACCTCGGCTGTGTTCGCCTGTAGCTGTGCTGCTTTGTAGTGAGAGTGAAGTCCAACTACAGGAATAACTCGTGTTCTTTTCTTTAACAGGAGAACTGAttgaagtattttctttttctgaggaCTCATCGAGTCTTGCTCATAGTTCTTTTGCAGACATGGAAATGGATTTTGAAAACAAGaaaccattctttttttttgaacactATGCAGAACAGTAGGTTCATATTACGCTCACAAcatcggtaaaaaaaaaaatcaaaaatctgcAGTCTGAAAATATACatccttttttcctttgtacTGTAAAATAGCTTTTCTATGGTGCGACTCTTGTTATAGGTTCATAACTGAGCAACGTTAAGAGTAACAACTCGTGGGAGAGATAACAGCCTTCTGTACCGGCACCTCTTCAAACCAGCAGTCACCATTGACTATGTTTCCATGCACCGACAGCTCCGTCAGTACCATCCTTCAAGTGCTTCTGGGGCCCTGTGAGACATTTCAAACTTTATTTCCCAGGGCTCATTCCGGTTCGGTACAAAAACGCACGTGCGCGTGTTCATACACGTAGACGACGGAGAGTTTAGCTTTGCACTGCTTCTGTTTCACTTTGACTCAAAGCTGCACTAATTTGCATTGAATTGATTTTCATATGAACAATGAGTCACGGTGTGTGACGTGAAGATTCACCGTATCGCATGAGCCGGTTCCCATCGACTCTCTGGAGCTCTTTAGCCCCTTTCAGCGCCCTGTTTCGGTTTTGTGACCCACGTCTGCACCATGTTGGGTCTgccttttggggggggggtttatcgACTTAAACCGGCTGCTGTTATCAGCAAAAAGCTCCGCTAACACTCCCTGGGCGGCGACGCACGACAGACAGATGGAAGTGAGCGGCGCGCTAAACACAGTTCCATGAGgaggacccgacctccgtgtgagccTCCGTGTTGAatacgtcgtgttgaatacggtcgtTGCACAAGCCGCTCCAcaatacgtcgcgttcacgtggAGTTTTCAGACGCTGCCTTTGTCTTTGATTATCGACGAAATTCACGGTTACTCAAAAAGAAGGTGATGTTTTTGGTTAGTCCCTTGTCGCCACCCACCCTGGCTAACAGCCCGGtccttgtactgtacatattaaaTAAAACCGAGGAAATTAGTCCGCATGCCGCCgtgtccttgggaaagacaCTCCGGCCTGAATTGAGCCGACGGCTctgtgaatgtgacaggaaaagcgcagtaaatagcagcgaTGTGTGAATGGGTTAGTGGGACTTGTGCAGCAAAGCTCTTTGAGAGGTCGATAACACTAGAAAAGCGTGAGTACAGTCCATCTCATGTCTATAGTAGTCTGATGGATCAAAAAGTTGGGTCTCGTGGCTCTCATCCGCCCAGTTGATTCCAGGTGCTGTCTGTCACCCCAACAAGTGACTTGAACATCAAGCGGTTAAAGGTCAGATGTCTCCGTCAGGACATGGTGGACGCCAAACGCCATCCAATCAATGTTAACACTGCTGTTTTTCTGCTGGACGCGCAAATATGTAACTGCTTGCTAACACATTGAACAAAATTGTCGAGGCTGTGTGTACGTCGACTGGTTTTCCCCTCAAAttctgccctctagtggcaaaaaaaagtcaattaatgcagctttaaaaagactcactttttttattttgtgcaatcGTCTGAACTCTCATTGTGGCCGTTTGGTTTCCCGTGCAGGGATCcagaaacatttacagaaacTCAGGAACTTAACTTTGCATTTTCGACCGCAGGAACGTAGTTCCAGTTTTGGTTCCCAGGCCAGAGCGTGCGTCCTCCAAAGAAAAGGCCCCGCTCCTGAGGTAGTGTGTGGCGTTAACAGTGCCGTATGTCAGTGACCGGTCAAACACAAGCATACAAACTGCTACAGAACGTGTACAGCCGTCATCCAGGCGGCAAACAAGCAAGCTGGGGTTGTTGCCAGCATACTGAGGCTTAGCGTGGGatcttttgttgttgatgtttaaaagaaagttATGCAGCCGAATTCCTGAGACTAGTCTTTAAGTCTagaaggtttttaaaaaaagaggtcagAGAGAGCAATCTGTTGATTCAGTGTAAGGTAGAACGTTAAAACAGTCACGCAATAGCAAATTACAAAAGACAAACCAGATACCAGTTTTATCTGAttgcattcaaaaaaataaaatcaagtttCAAAATAATCTGTCACTTTTTAAGCGATTTCAGGTCCAATGTGCCGATGTGTGAATTTTGATTTTTACTGTTCTTCAGATGCAATTGAAACGCAACACAGATGCACTGTGGGGACTTTGAGGTTCTTATCTAGTTCCTGAGTTTAGCTCCCGGGCTGTTTGGTGGACAAAGGCCATCAAGAAGAAAACATAGGACTGACCCAATGCTATGGAGCAGTCTGTTATGTTGCTCCTGCTTATTACAACTGACCAAATTTTAAATagaattgttttgttgtttcgtCACTGCTTGTGGCCTGCAGGTCACAGGGCAGGCTCAGTCATAGGGCAtcacagggtgtcagagggtATCATAGGGTGTCATAGGGCgtcacagggtgtcagagggtgtcatAGGGCGTCATAGGGCgtcacagggtgtcagagggtgtcatagggcgtcacagggtgtcagagggtATCATAGGGTGTCATagggtgtcagagggtgtcagagggtgtcatagggcgtcacagggtgtcagaggATGTCCcagggtgtcagagggtgtcaCAGGGCGTCAAAGGGTGTCACAGGGTGTCATCAGGCgtcacagggtgtcagagggtgtcagagggtgtcatcgggcgtcacagggcgtcagagggtgtcatcgggcgtcacagggtgtcagagggtgtcatcgggcgtcacagggtgtcagagggtgtcatcgggcgtcacagggtgtcagagggtgtcatcgggcgtcacagggtgtcagagggtgtcatcgggcgtcacagggtgtcatcgggcgtcacagggtgtcagagggtgtcatcgggcgtcacagggtgtcagagggtgtcatcgggcgtcacagggtgtcagagggtgtcatcgggcgtcacagggtgtcagagggtgtcatcgggcgtcacagggtgtcagagggtgtcatcgggcgtcacagggtgtcagagggtgtcatcgggcgtcacagggtgtcagagggtgtcatcgggcgtcacagggtgtcagagggtgtcatcgggcgtcacagggtgtcagagggtgtcatcgggcgtcacagggtgtcagagggtgtcatcgggcgtcacagggtgtcagagggtgtcatcgggcgtcacagggtgtcagagggtgtcatcgtgcgtcacagggtgtcagagggtgtcatcgggcgtcacagggtgtcagagggtgtcatcgggcgtcacagggtgtcagagggtgtcatcgggcgtcacagggtgtcagagggtgtcatcgggcgtcacagggtgtcagagggtgtcatcgggcgtcacagggtgtcagagggtgtcatcgggcgtcacagggtgtcagagggtgtcatcgggcgtcacagggtgtcagagggtgtcatcgggcgtcatagggtgtcagagggtgtcatcgggcgtcacagggtgtcagagggtgtcatcgggcgtcacagggtgtcagagggtgtcatcgggcgtcacagggtgtcagagggtgtcaacgggcgtcacagggtgtcagagggtgtcatcgggcgtcacagggtgtcagagggtgtcatcgggcgtcacagggtgtcagagggtgtcaACGGGCAtcacagggtgtcagagggtgtcatCGGGCGTCACAGGGTGTCAACGGGCGTCACAGGGTACACTATGAGGATGGATTCAACAGGACTGTGGAAGTCACGGGTGCATGGAAACGTAGCCAACGTGTTCCTTTTCAAACGACCGTGACTCAGGGCGGTCCGGTCTGGCACGCCACCCGGACCGCCCTGAGCCTGGGTGCCCCGCCCCCcactcatctctctccctctgattgTCTGTGCATTTATTTTGAGTCTGTACAGTTttgcgaggtgtgtgtgtgaggtccgGGTCATTCAAACACTGCAGCAAGTCTATTGCTTTGATAAAAAAGGCATCACttcacagaaaagagaaaaaaaaacaccccccaaaaaaaaagaacaaaaaaacacatgcgGCGGCGTTGAGGAGTAGTGTGAAGCTTGGAAAAAGCGAGATATACAAAGCAAATGTTTGTCACATTGCAAACAACAAGACCAGAGAGAAGCTTTGAACacgacgacaaaaaaaaaatagaaaacatattGACTAAAAtaagagaacagacagagcGCTACGTCTTCACATCCCACCAGCTCCCTCCGTGTACCATACTGATGATGAATCCCACCGTTTTTTGGGCCAGCCAGTGTCCCACTGTTTGGTCACAGTGGTGAGGTCTGACCTATGTGTTATTGTaggtacatgtatatatgtgcatacacatgtatgtgcatgtgtgtaaaggTATAACTGTGTgaagtgtacagtatgtgttggtgtgttagTGTATACGCGTGCCATCATAAGAGGGTGGTTGGCTGTTTATGCGAAACAGATAATGTTCATCTCTGCATGAGGATAACGAGACATTTTCCCCCAAACCACCATAGCACCATGACGTCACTGTTCAGACATACGGCCTCCCGTCCGCAGGGAGTCATACAATAACAGAagaaaaccaaagaaagaaagaaagaaagaaaaaaaaaaaaacacggttGAAAAGGTTGCACGTGTGACCAGGTGAGGCAACACTTGAAACTCACACAGGTTCTATAGTCAAGGTTGCTCAGGTGGACCTAAGACTGGAGCTGGGGGAAGGACTGTGAGAGACGTGCACCAACGAGCAGCACGAGTCAAGTGCTGGAATCGCCATGAAAAGCctggcgggggagggggggggattcaaTAAGGAGGGCATCATTCACGTGGTTTTGGCACAGCATGTGGCATTTTTAcacggaaagaaaagagagagactaCAACATGATTGTCTTCTTACGACAggatcagtgtcagtgtgtgcttTAGTTAGTCCCGGCCGGTGTCTGGCGGCGACGACCAGCTCATTGTCAATGCTGCCGCTGCATTCCTCTCGATGTCGGGAGTCTGAACGGACAGCCGCCGTGTTCCCGTCGTCCACTCTGTAGAGAACCAAGGCAACGGACAGGGATGTTCTTCGCTCAAACGCAACTGGGATGGAGAAATGAGTGCCCTGCAACACTTCCACCAGTCCATGACGCATTGTTATTACTGTAAATTAATCTACAGCtaattttttacataattttcaGGGGGTTAAGATGATGTCACCTAATTGCTTATGCTGCACAACCAACCCTCGAAATTAGAAAATTCATTTCACTATCAACACACTGAAAATGATGAGATGCTGgaacaaggatttttttttaatttgcctgaaaaatgacaaactgttgaagattaaatacattttaaaaataataataataataatatttttctgttgatcgACTAGTTGATCAAATCTGAATTCACTGTGTGAAACGGCCCAAACGATTGGCTTCATCGGAGGTATATGCCTACAGCATATAGGAACATAAAGGCCTCAGAGAAAattatatatactgtttatatatatcCTTGTGTCTTGTTCCATTAAAATCCACAACTCAACTCATAGTTGAAGAGGCCcttcaatcatttttctgtcagttgCAATTAAATTACTCAATTTCTGATGAGAGTACAAAGTAAGGTAAAGCAATTATGTTTACTCCAATACATTATCGGATATTTTTCTTGACTTTGTGTCACATTAACATTCCTCACATTCATGTGTCGAACTCTTTTGTCCCAAATGACTAACAGCTCGTGCATTTCCCATATAAATTTCCTTTTCGTTTGCGCCCATgtccgttggttggttggtttgtttgcaggattacgcaaaaaaactGCTGACTGGATTTCCGGGAAactggtggaaggatgggacgcGGGCCAAGAACTCATTCAGTCTGGGGCAGATTTAGAAAAAGCGGCAGATCCAGGATCCTTTctcccactttctttaacattgcaattTTTTCagagggaataattcatggatcttgataaaaaaaaaagagaaaagaaatctggcatatttaggggactggtATCTATGGGTGTGCGCCATTTGGCAGAgaccttggcagaggtatgtgctctactggGTTCCATCCCAGTTTCCATCTGCAGTGGCCCTGGTGTGCTGTCATAGTACAGAAGCGTTTACCAGCGCTGTTGCTGTAATCACAGTACGTGACGTGGAGTGACTGTGTCCCAGTCAAAGCTCCAAGTTTCTGACTCGGAGCTCTGTCGCAGAATTCAGATCTTTCCGACATCTCTGGAATGCAGCATGACAGCGTTAATGTTGTGGCGAGTGTCTACACAGAGACTCTACACGGGCCTGTGGAGCTGTCGTCCATGAGAGTGAGCGCTGCCGTCAACAGGTCGGGCCACAGAACGACGGTGAGGCCCCGGGCAGTTCAGACTCCCACCACACGGACGACCGTCTACATGACAGGTCACACATTAACCGACGAATGGGTCCGATAAAGTCGAGCAGGcgggacggggggaggggggctaaACAATCGCTAATAATGTCCTATTTTGTGTGTCAGGTGAGCAGCCATTTTTGAAATTGTCAACGTAAAGGAAGGAAGATACAACAGTTGCATGGTTTCTAATGAACAAACAAGCGtcgataaaaaagaaaaatcaccatTATGCCAACTGTACAATCATCAACATATCCGAGGTGAGAGGTTATATCCACAAcagtaataacaacaaaacaaaaatgtacccGCACTGTAAGGAATGGTTCCATCCAAAACTAGACCAGAGAGCTACTCCTAACGTGTGGAATGAAGTGACACTCAGTAGTGCTAAGAGAAAGTTCCTTGTGACGGCCCTTCTGCTGGTTCCACCCCTGAGACCACCAGGGTGCCCAGGCGCTGACggatgcacgcacacgcacacgcacacacacacacacacacacacacagacacacacacacacacacatacgtggacgcacacacacttaaatccATTGGTCAGTCCTCGAAGACCTccaggaagagaggagggaataGCTCGGTGGGACACTCCACTTTCATGTGAAGGAATCGGCTGGCGTGGCAGGCGCCGATCATCCGCAGGTCCGTCACCTTCATTAGCAGCTTGGGCCAGAAATGCGCCACTTTGTGTTTGCGGTAGTTGATGTAATGTTCAAAGGCCAGCAGGAACTCCTCTTGGCAGCGTTCGATTCGCTCCACGCTGCTCAGGCCGGGCCGATCTGACGAAGGGTGTGGACAAGGTTATTAGTTACGGTACTGCGGAGATTTGAAGGTGGCGCTTTCCACGCCGTTTGTTGGAGAAACCTGATCATTGCATCAACTCCACGCTaatgagaggaaacaaacacgAGCGGTCAGAAAGGATGTGAAGACTGTTTAGTCAGATACTAAACATGAGGacatgttaaatctaaatgataCAGCAGGTCAAAATCTGTGACCACGCACAGCTTGTGAACAATGTGAGTACAATCTAATCACCAGAACCGATTGTCAGACAACACAAACTGACTTTTATATTCTTCAAAGTCAGAATTTATTCTTAAGATTTcatttaatctcaacatttcgacttaaatcttgaaatgcaaaatgataAAATCTCCCTCCCTGGTCCTTGTACTGTACCAGATTCCTAGCTTGATAATTATAGCTGACATGAATATTGTTCCAGTTGTTGTAAATGGATTATTATACTGTGAGTTCATATCCTGACATTCAGTGTTGTATAAAGAAACGGTCAAATTTAAAGAGATTAATTATAGCTTGAAGTATCACTGTCCCATTGAAACAACACTGGTTTGGAAAAACCAGAAGAAGCTATTGATTATTAACCTCCGTGGCTACTGTGAGTGTGTCAGCGGAGGAAACAGATGGGCAGGTTAACCTCGTGTCATGTCTACATGTGACAACGCAGCAGAACATTATTGATCTCCGATGAGATGCCGAGCGTCACACAGAGAAACGGCGGCGGAGGCAAAACCAAGCGACAGGAGCCGGACAAAGCTCCTCACAGTGATTACGGCGATTAATTGATTGAACGGTGGGATGAGTGACATTTGTGATTTACGGACAAATCCGGATTCTATTGTTCCCGTTCTTCTTGTTCAATCTCATGATAAATGACTGCTTCACCAGTCTCTAATATGTACAATTGTCTGGAAACTATTGACATTATTTGGAAAAGAGCCGCTTTAATATAAAGAATATGTTGATgaactaaaatataaaataaaaatctgtgttcTCACCGGACGACAGCAGGATGACGGCCTGTAGGAGAGCCACCTCGGAGTCGTCCAGGTTGAAGGCGGACAGCGACACGCCGAGGTCGAAGATGGCGTCCGACACGACGCCCAGGCCTCCGTTCTTAAGCTGATCCCGCGTGACCGCCATCTCCCCGTTCAGCGTGAGCGTCTCGCTCTCCGGATCGTAGCGGACAGCCGCTCGCAGCGACATGATCTCCATGCAGCAGCCTTTCAACAGAATGATCTGGTCTTCACAAGGcagctgaggagacagagacacgtTTGGTTAGTGGAAGAGAACAGCATTCATAAACAAAATGGTACAGAAATGAACTATTCATGGTCAGTTCTGATAATAGAGGATGAAATCTGACCATTTTGTACTTCATGGTTTAGAGTGGTGTTAGTTACAACAACTGTCTGAAATCTTTGTCTATATTTTACTATAATTAGTAACTACATACTTCTTTAAGGGAAGCTTTCAGCAAATAATAAGGAAATAACATCCACTCCACTGacaataatactttttttttttattcctattCTTAATCATTTAGATGACATCTTTATTGTCAGTGGATTGTTAAATTCtggctattattattatcatttcaacatttttacttttttaactCTGTTTTAATGTTAAGAATTTTGTAAATCTGTAAATTCAGTTccataaattaattaaaagaaacaaaaaagtccAAAGTTTCAAGTCCtatttaaatattatacatGAGGTCGGAGATTTAATCTCTGAAGACTATTTTCTTTACATAAACCAATAACATTAAGAAACAACATGTGTGATCAACACATGTACATGATACATTCAGTGCTCTCTGGTGATACACTCTCAAACATGTAAGTAATCTGTGTCTGTCAAGAGCTAATATTCACGAAGCATATGGGTGGATATATACGCTAAGTCCACCGGGACGTGACCGCAGCATTAGGAACTCAAAGAGCCGCTGCAGCCGGCAGACGGAGCAGCGAGGGCGAAGCTTTGTGTAGTGAGCAGCTGCACTTACCTCACAGAACATAGGCAGTTTTTTGGCAAAATCCACCACTCGGGTTATGGCAGGGGTGATTATTTTTGTAAACTGACTGAAGGCTTCTATATCCACTTTGTTTCCTTCAGGTGTATTTGCCATGGACGCTTGACCAATATCCTCAGCCTGAAAGGACAAGGAGGGAAGGTCAGTGTCTCAACAGTCTCCGTGTTTGTATTAAAATAGTTAAAACTGCACGTAGGAACTTTTTTATTACTAAGAACGTGGCATCGTGAGTGTAAGATGGGCGTGTAATGTCGTTAGTTGACTAAATCgtgatgtgaagatgtgaatGGGGATGTATCAACGAACGCGTGTAGTGCTCACGTATCTATCTCACCAATTCAAACGTGTCATGCGTGTGAATACACCCTGTATCAggcaaatcattttcaacagGTATCTCCTGTCCCCCGTGTCTTACCTTATCTTCCTTCACCCCCGCTGCACTCTGGTCAGAAGTATAGAATAAATTACATGTTATTTCATTAAGAAGCATAGCTTCCTCGACCTGTTGGATAATCAACAGGAATCGTGAAGTTTAAATGAAGAACCCGGGTCAAGCCAACTAAAAAGAAGACATGTTAAAACTGAGGGGAGGTGAAAGAgggtgcagagagagaaaacagtggaGGACAGAAATCCAAATGGGTTTCTATGGCGGGAGTCAGGCTGAGGACCACGACGTCAAACTGGTCCTCAGAAACACTCTCACCGACCATCGACGACGCGCAAATTAAACCGAGTTCTAGTGTTCCTGATGTGCGGCGATTTCAATCAACAAAATGTCAATCAAGTCTTtaccattcaaaaaaaagaagtagtaAATGCTTCTTTACAGTCCACTACAGCATGTGATGCCTTTACGCCTGAAAGTGAAGAGAGATGCTGTTGATTCAGACATACTGTGGGTCACTTCATGACATTCCCAGACTTTCTAGGACAAATTCAACAAATTGAATCTTCCCATTCCTGTTAATGCCACAGCAAACCTCGAATAAAATATATTACCGTCTCAATAAAAAACGACGAGAggtgacc encodes:
- the thrb gene encoding thyroid hormone receptor beta isoform X2, translated to MSEPAENCSPRWKDEAIQNGYIPSYLDKDELCVVCGDKATGYHYRCITCEGCKGFFRRTIQKNLNPTYACKYEGKCVIDKVTRNQCQECRFKKCIVVGMATDLVLDDSKRLAKRKLIEENRERRRKEELQKTVWDRLEPTQEEWDLIRMVTEAHMATNAQGNHWKQKRKFLSAAGVKEDKAEDIGQASMANTPEGNKVDIEAFSQFTKIITPAITRVVDFAKKLPMFCELPCEDQIILLKGCCMEIMSLRAAVRYDPESETLTLNGEMAVTRDQLKNGGLGVVSDAIFDLGVSLSAFNLDDSEVALLQAVILLSSDRPGLSSVERIERCQEEFLLAFEHYINYRKHKVAHFWPKLLMKVTDLRMIGACHASRFLHMKVECPTELFPPLFLEVFED
- the thrb gene encoding thyroid hormone receptor beta isoform X1, with the translated sequence MSEPAENCSPRWKDEAIQNGYIPSYLDKDELCVVCGDKATGYHYRCITCEGCKGFFRRTIQKNLNPTYACKYEGKCVIDKVTRNQCQECRFKKCIVVGMATDLVLDDSKRLAKRKLIEENRERRRKEELQKTVWDRLEPTQEEWDLIRMVTEAHMATNAQGNHWKQKRKFLVEEAMLLNEITCNLFYTSDQSAAGVKEDKAEDIGQASMANTPEGNKVDIEAFSQFTKIITPAITRVVDFAKKLPMFCELPCEDQIILLKGCCMEIMSLRAAVRYDPESETLTLNGEMAVTRDQLKNGGLGVVSDAIFDLGVSLSAFNLDDSEVALLQAVILLSSDRPGLSSVERIERCQEEFLLAFEHYINYRKHKVAHFWPKLLMKVTDLRMIGACHASRFLHMKVECPTELFPPLFLEVFED